One window from the genome of Bacillus kexueae encodes:
- a CDS encoding GNAT family N-acetyltransferase, producing the protein MYQKELFLLKDGMSHRALIRNYDVDDFDSLINIQRECFPPPFPKELWWNEDQLYEHVHRFQDGALCMEVDGEIVGSMTGLIVPFNPKQPNHTWEEITDNGYIRNHSETGNTLYVVDISVRPSYRKLGIGKWLMFSMYEVVIQRKLDRLLGGGRMPGYHKVQSSYSPESYVEHVTKGKLKDPVLTFLLKCGRTPLSVVPDYLEDEESCHYGVLMEWKNPFRTQHSEKKAARNETNMTS; encoded by the coding sequence ATGTATCAAAAAGAATTGTTTCTGTTGAAGGATGGTATGAGCCACCGTGCTCTCATTCGAAATTATGACGTGGATGATTTTGACTCCTTAATTAACATTCAGCGAGAATGCTTTCCCCCTCCATTTCCGAAAGAGCTTTGGTGGAATGAAGACCAATTATATGAGCATGTTCACCGCTTTCAAGATGGTGCGCTTTGTATGGAAGTGGATGGTGAAATCGTAGGATCGATGACTGGCTTAATCGTTCCGTTTAATCCGAAGCAGCCGAACCACACGTGGGAAGAAATAACGGACAATGGATACATTCGCAATCATTCGGAAACGGGAAATACGTTGTATGTCGTTGATATTAGTGTACGGCCATCGTATCGAAAGCTCGGCATTGGAAAATGGCTCATGTTCTCTATGTACGAGGTCGTTATTCAACGAAAGCTCGACCGCTTGCTTGGTGGAGGGAGAATGCCTGGCTACCATAAGGTACAATCGAGTTATTCTCCTGAAAGTTACGTCGAGCACGTAACGAAAGGAAAGTTGAAGGATCCAGTCTTAACGTTTTTACTAAAATGCGGTAGAACCCCGCTATCGGTTGTCCCGGATTATTTGGAAGACGAAGAGTCTTGTCACTACGGCGTATTAATGGAGTGGAAAAACCCGTTTCGTACTCAACATAGCGAGAAGAAAGCGGCGAGAAATGAAACGAATATGACGTCTTAA
- a CDS encoding YheC/YheD family protein: MEKVIVRPLKTKSAYHHIQMSDTLQAQLHIPLRSSIRIKCGKKTVHAMTSFVHDEKSAIYASHSIFETLHLPIVNIPLQLQYDEKAHILSLGPIIAIVTEDVTTSDRTFGNIHTFCEEFALFGEQSHAFVYVSSPTKFQQPDFGGYCFHEGKWEEYRSLPLPNVVYNRIHSRKFEQSEKYQFIIHQLHQYDIPFFNQRYLNKWEIHDILAEKSHLHPYVPKTALLDSKHALETYLHDFLHVFLKPIHGSQGRNIYQIQKENERFSVKESNTNPPSSKTFQQFGELYEFLYPQIKKEPYIVQEAIPLIRFKGRPVDFRILCHKKSSHKWVVTSAVARVSAENQFVSNIAKGGELHDLTFLLSTLFPATHHHIRKLLFEISVEAAKTISANMDGTFAEFGIDMALSEEGHPWLLEMNTKPSKNMTPNSSNSYRPSVKAIAHHCLYLAGYDG, from the coding sequence ATGGAAAAAGTGATTGTACGTCCACTTAAAACAAAATCAGCGTATCATCATATTCAAATGAGCGATACATTACAAGCTCAACTGCACATCCCTCTTCGGTCGAGCATTCGCATAAAATGCGGCAAAAAAACCGTTCATGCGATGACAAGCTTTGTGCACGATGAGAAGTCAGCCATCTACGCCAGCCATTCGATTTTTGAAACATTACATTTACCGATTGTAAACATACCGCTGCAACTTCAATACGATGAAAAGGCCCATATCCTTTCACTCGGCCCAATTATCGCGATTGTCACGGAGGATGTGACGACTTCCGATCGAACATTTGGCAATATCCATACATTTTGCGAAGAGTTCGCCTTATTCGGGGAACAAAGCCATGCATTTGTATACGTATCGTCCCCAACAAAGTTTCAACAACCCGACTTTGGGGGGTACTGTTTCCATGAAGGAAAATGGGAAGAATACCGTTCACTTCCGCTTCCGAACGTCGTATATAACCGTATTCATTCACGGAAATTTGAACAATCCGAGAAATACCAATTCATCATACATCAACTTCACCAATATGACATTCCATTCTTTAATCAACGGTATTTAAATAAATGGGAGATACACGATATTCTAGCCGAAAAAAGTCATCTTCATCCTTACGTACCCAAAACAGCATTGCTCGATTCAAAGCATGCCCTTGAAACGTATCTCCACGATTTCTTACACGTATTTTTAAAACCGATTCACGGAAGTCAAGGTCGAAACATTTATCAAATTCAAAAAGAGAACGAACGATTCAGCGTGAAAGAATCGAATACGAACCCCCCATCATCAAAAACATTTCAACAATTCGGAGAGTTGTATGAGTTTCTTTATCCACAAATAAAGAAAGAGCCGTATATCGTCCAAGAAGCAATTCCCCTTATTCGTTTCAAAGGTCGGCCTGTTGATTTTCGCATCCTTTGTCATAAAAAATCTTCACATAAATGGGTCGTCACTTCTGCGGTCGCGCGTGTGTCTGCTGAAAATCAGTTCGTTTCTAACATTGCAAAGGGCGGCGAGCTTCATGATTTAACATTCCTGTTATCTACTCTTTTTCCTGCTACTCATCATCATATCCGAAAACTACTTTTTGAAATCTCGGTGGAAGCTGCCAAAACGATTTCTGCCAATATGGATGGAACGTTCGCGGAATTCGGCATCGACATGGCGTTAAGTGAAGAGGGGCATCCATGGCTACTAGAAATGAATACAAAGCCTTCAAAAAACATGACCCCGAATTCATCCAATTCTTACCGTCCATCGGTCAAAGCAATTGCCCATCACTGTCTATACCTCGCCGGTTATGATGGCTAA
- a CDS encoding DMT family transporter: protein MSKMKLYALMLTVMMLWGFNVIAIKVIVEVFDPAAITAFRIFVAGLTVMALVIIWREIRWLTKKEGYYVFVATITGVVAHHFFLAIGVANTTASNAGLIAGLVPLLTTLFAAMFLGDRLTVSKSSGILFGLVGVAFIILNGSGSISSISKGDLFVFLSITAQAISFIFIKKGTETMSPRLMTGWMLLFGSGGLLITSLLLNPSGIQTFSLGSPFVWVVFVSSAVFATALGHSMYNYTIQHLGPGETAIFINMTPFFALLGSYLFLGETITPVQIFGFLLIIIGVLLGTGAVKPSLFKINRHKRAY, encoded by the coding sequence ATGTCGAAAATGAAGCTTTATGCTTTAATGCTTACTGTCATGATGCTTTGGGGATTTAACGTCATCGCGATTAAAGTCATCGTGGAGGTGTTTGACCCAGCTGCAATTACAGCTTTTCGGATTTTCGTAGCGGGTTTAACCGTCATGGCATTAGTCATCATCTGGCGTGAAATCCGTTGGTTAACGAAAAAAGAAGGGTACTACGTATTCGTTGCAACGATAACCGGAGTCGTCGCCCATCATTTCTTTTTAGCGATTGGGGTGGCGAATACAACCGCTTCGAACGCTGGTTTAATTGCGGGACTCGTTCCGTTACTAACGACGCTCTTTGCAGCGATGTTTTTAGGGGATCGGTTAACGGTTAGTAAATCATCCGGTATTTTATTCGGTCTTGTCGGCGTTGCATTTATCATTTTAAATGGCAGCGGAAGCATTTCATCCATATCAAAAGGGGATTTATTCGTATTTCTTTCCATTACGGCTCAGGCGATTAGCTTTATTTTTATTAAAAAAGGAACAGAAACAATGAGCCCGCGACTCATGACAGGGTGGATGCTTTTGTTTGGCTCAGGTGGGTTATTGATAACAAGTCTTCTATTGAACCCAAGTGGTATTCAAACGTTTAGTCTCGGTTCACCGTTTGTTTGGGTGGTCTTTGTCAGCTCGGCCGTGTTTGCTACTGCACTTGGCCACAGTATGTACAATTATACTATTCAACATTTAGGGCCAGGAGAGACGGCAATTTTCATTAATATGACGCCATTTTTTGCTTTACTTGGGTCGTATTTGTTTTTAGGAGAGACGATTACGCCTGTCCAAATCTTTGGTTTCCTTTTAATTATTATCGGGGTTTTACTCGGCACGGGTGCAGTAAAGCCGTCGTTGTTTAAGATTAATAGACATAAGCGCGCCTATTAA
- a CDS encoding coproporphyrinogen III oxidase has product MRIQIDHIQDERFYRPIQLISNLFYEEPEVSFERVESADLVVSFNILEENDTVHVTGNLVAGENVYTAEHRKDLASFESEKERFKQVKNALSHVYLSVMQQYTGVIQKWGILTGVRPTKLFHKKMQEGVAKEEIYRQLKEDYLITDEKIELMERIVDRQLSVVPDLYSLQNEVSIYIGIPFCPTKCAYCTFPAYAINGKQGKVDSFLGGLHYEMREVGKWLKEKGIKITTVYYGGGTPTSITAEEMDLLYEEMYESFPDVKNIREITVEAGRPDTITPEKLDVLNKWNIDRISINPQSYIQETLKAIGRHHTVDETIEKFHLAREMGMNNINMDLIIGLPGEGVEEFNYTLSETEKLMPESLTVHTLSFKRASEMTRNKEKYKVASREEIEQMMDNAVKWTDEHGYEPYYLYRMKNILGNLENVGYAREGQDSIYNIMIMEEQQTIIGLGCGASSKFIHPKTGKITHFANPKDPKSYNDGFEHYTKEKLKILDELFQ; this is encoded by the coding sequence ATGCGTATTCAAATAGATCATATTCAAGATGAGCGATTTTATCGTCCTATTCAGTTGATTTCAAATTTGTTTTATGAAGAGCCAGAAGTTTCATTCGAACGAGTGGAATCGGCGGATCTTGTTGTATCGTTTAACATTCTAGAAGAGAACGATACGGTTCATGTGACGGGTAATCTCGTTGCTGGCGAGAACGTGTATACGGCTGAGCATCGTAAAGATTTGGCGTCATTTGAATCGGAAAAAGAGCGGTTTAAACAAGTGAAAAATGCGTTATCGCACGTGTATTTGTCCGTTATGCAACAATATACAGGTGTTATTCAAAAGTGGGGGATTTTAACGGGAGTGCGCCCGACGAAATTGTTCCACAAAAAAATGCAAGAAGGCGTAGCGAAGGAAGAAATCTATCGTCAATTAAAGGAAGATTATTTAATTACGGATGAAAAGATTGAGTTGATGGAACGGATTGTCGACCGCCAATTAAGTGTCGTTCCGGATCTATATTCTCTTCAAAATGAAGTGAGCATTTACATCGGAATTCCGTTTTGTCCAACAAAATGTGCTTATTGCACGTTCCCTGCGTATGCCATAAACGGAAAGCAAGGGAAGGTTGACTCGTTTTTAGGTGGATTGCATTATGAAATGCGTGAAGTGGGGAAATGGCTGAAAGAGAAGGGAATCAAAATTACGACCGTATACTACGGTGGTGGAACACCGACAAGTATTACAGCAGAAGAAATGGACCTATTATATGAAGAAATGTACGAATCATTCCCGGATGTGAAAAACATTCGAGAGATTACGGTTGAAGCTGGTCGCCCTGATACGATTACGCCAGAAAAATTAGACGTGTTAAACAAGTGGAACATAGACCGAATTAGCATTAACCCACAATCGTATATTCAAGAAACATTAAAAGCAATTGGTCGTCATCATACGGTTGACGAGACGATCGAAAAGTTCCATTTAGCACGGGAAATGGGAATGAACAACATTAATATGGACTTAATTATCGGGCTACCTGGTGAAGGGGTTGAAGAATTTAATTACACCCTTTCTGAAACGGAAAAACTAATGCCCGAATCGTTAACAGTTCATACATTATCCTTTAAACGTGCTTCTGAAATGACAAGAAACAAAGAAAAGTATAAAGTAGCAAGCCGAGAAGAAATCGAACAAATGATGGATAACGCGGTAAAATGGACGGATGAACATGGCTATGAACCTTACTACTTGTATCGAATGAAAAACATTCTAGGAAACCTTGAAAACGTCGGCTATGCAAGAGAAGGTCAAGACAGCATTTACAATATTATGATTATGGAAGAGCAACAAACCATCATCGGGCTAGGCTGCGGAGCTTCTAGTAAGTTCATTCATCCGAAAACAGGAAAGATTACACACTTTGCTAACCCGAAAGATCCAAAATCGTACAATGACGGCTTTGAACATTATACGAAAGAAAAATTAAAAATTTTAGACGAACTATTTCAATAA
- a CDS encoding YheC/YheD family protein produces the protein MRVNIHLVEHHEDAIVLPQSFQAYRISDLFFGQKTRSCRIYYHSHHPHHMYVSTTLSEKLGMRDGMEMNLLLVHRRLYIGPIVGILSAGFTKSPLRPLGKRSMMFSKYIESSKKAGSFSYVFGAHQIDWENEWIEGYTYTNKGWEKIKAPFPNVIYNRLPNRKVETLDTFQSLMKSFQQKWHIPLFNERFLSKTDVTDFLVNTPCEAYIPATIPNPTIKQVEDMIHEYFSVFLKPINGSLGLGVYKLSYTPQEKKYYARYIDEKNQKRLTKYPSIQAFFTETFQNRQLSRYIVQQAIPLLHHQQLPIDFRVHTNKDEHGKWKLSAMAGKVAGKGSVTTHVKTGGTILTIPEIETLLQPSFSIRERLHQAALSISEQIEERIDGDIGEIGFDFGIDRNGEVWLFEANSKPGRSIFHHDELNREDHLTRELIFFYAQFLMKQSIHEKAGTL, from the coding sequence ATGAGAGTCAACATCCACCTTGTTGAACACCATGAAGATGCGATTGTACTTCCTCAATCGTTCCAAGCCTATCGAATTTCTGACCTTTTTTTCGGACAGAAAACGAGGTCATGTAGAATTTACTACCATAGTCACCATCCCCACCACATGTATGTATCAACAACTTTGAGTGAAAAGTTAGGTATGCGCGATGGAATGGAAATGAATCTCCTTCTGGTCCATCGTAGATTATATATTGGCCCTATTGTCGGCATCTTATCAGCAGGCTTTACGAAATCTCCGTTACGTCCGCTTGGAAAACGGTCGATGATGTTTTCCAAATACATTGAAAGCAGCAAAAAAGCTGGCTCATTCTCATACGTATTCGGCGCCCATCAAATCGATTGGGAAAATGAATGGATTGAAGGCTACACCTATACGAACAAAGGGTGGGAAAAAATAAAAGCCCCTTTCCCAAATGTCATTTACAATCGACTTCCAAATCGGAAGGTCGAAACGTTAGACACTTTTCAATCACTGATGAAAAGCTTCCAACAAAAATGGCACATCCCTCTATTTAACGAACGCTTTTTAAGCAAAACAGATGTGACCGATTTCTTAGTCAATACCCCATGTGAAGCTTATATTCCAGCAACTATTCCGAACCCTACAATTAAACAAGTTGAAGACATGATACACGAATACTTTAGCGTCTTTTTAAAACCGATTAACGGCTCACTTGGCCTAGGGGTGTACAAGTTAAGCTACACTCCTCAAGAAAAGAAGTATTACGCACGCTATATCGATGAAAAGAATCAAAAACGGTTAACGAAATACCCTTCGATTCAAGCTTTTTTTACAGAAACGTTTCAAAATCGGCAGTTAAGTCGGTATATCGTTCAACAAGCCATCCCCCTCCTCCATCATCAGCAGTTACCAATTGATTTTCGTGTCCATACGAATAAAGATGAACACGGAAAGTGGAAGCTAAGTGCAATGGCCGGAAAAGTCGCAGGGAAAGGCAGTGTTACGACCCATGTGAAAACTGGCGGGACCATTTTAACCATCCCTGAAATTGAAACGCTCCTACAGCCTTCCTTTTCGATAAGAGAGCGACTGCATCAGGCAGCCCTCTCCATTAGTGAGCAAATTGAGGAACGAATAGATGGTGATATAGGTGAAATCGGATTTGATTTTGGCATTGACCGGAATGGAGAAGTTTGGCTGTTTGAAGCAAATTCAAAGCCTGGGCGGTCCATCTTCCACCATGATGAACTTAATCGTGAAGACCATCTTACACGAGAACTCATTTTTTTCTATGCACAATTCCTTATGAAGCAATCCATTCACGAAAAGGCTGGGACACTATGA
- a CDS encoding Cof-type HAD-IIB family hydrolase, with protein sequence MIYRLLALNIDGTLLRSNGRLQSSTKEAIEFVQNKEVYVTLVTNRHFQSAKKLAKALKLDSYLITHSGAFIANQLDQPLFVRRIPEDRTFNLIQVLENFSCNVRIIHERFSIGNRKKIQTNLMSKTLLNTADPLFYPIQFVESLGDTLRDEPVAAPKIDIFFGEPSELTEVQQLLTSNFPEVEVIKVNDAKLEVLPKGVSKATSLLALGNHLNIKKEEMVVIGSELDDMEMIEEAGLGVAMGNSPFEVKRKADWITRSNDEQGVAYMVKEHFRKQQRIQFLERIKK encoded by the coding sequence GTGATTTATCGATTATTAGCTTTAAATATTGACGGAACGTTACTGAGATCGAACGGTCGCCTACAAAGCTCAACTAAAGAGGCGATTGAATTTGTTCAAAATAAAGAAGTTTATGTTACCCTCGTAACGAATCGACATTTTCAATCCGCTAAAAAGTTAGCAAAGGCGTTAAAATTAGATTCGTATCTTATCACTCATAGTGGAGCATTTATTGCGAATCAGTTAGATCAGCCGTTATTTGTCCGAAGAATTCCGGAAGATCGTACGTTTAATCTCATTCAAGTATTGGAAAACTTTTCGTGCAATGTGCGCATCATTCATGAGCGTTTTTCCATCGGGAATCGGAAAAAAATCCAAACGAACTTAATGAGTAAGACGTTATTAAATACAGCCGATCCGTTATTCTACCCGATTCAATTTGTGGAATCATTAGGTGATACGCTGCGGGATGAACCAGTAGCCGCACCGAAAATTGATATATTCTTCGGAGAACCTTCCGAATTAACAGAAGTCCAGCAACTCCTGACGAGCAATTTTCCTGAAGTAGAAGTTATCAAGGTAAATGACGCAAAACTCGAAGTCTTGCCAAAAGGTGTATCGAAAGCCACAAGCTTACTCGCTTTAGGCAATCACTTAAACATAAAGAAAGAAGAAATGGTCGTCATCGGAAGCGAGCTTGACGACATGGAAATGATTGAAGAAGCAGGCTTAGGCGTTGCCATGGGGAACTCACCATTTGAAGTGAAGCGAAAAGCAGACTGGATCACAAGAAGCAACGACGAGCAAGGCGTAGCTTACATGGTAAAAGAACACTTCCGAAAACAACAACGTATTCAATTTTTGGAGCGGATAAAAAAATAA
- a CDS encoding DUF445 domain-containing protein, producing MLLSYRMFFLKYRDFRMRKMRMKVFVMILFMMVIGALIGGVTNSLAIKMLFRPYKPLYVFGKRVPFTPGLIPKRRDELATQLGKMVVDHLVTPEGIKKRLENESFQKSIRSIIEKEISRFIKKDLTLGELLASFGFDNAKEQTNGRLTKFIEKKVQSFLTSEQSVKQLLSERWNDEVKQLMPKLASYIADRGAAYFETDEGKKRLKKMIDDFLLGRGMLGNMLQMFLGNTSIEEKVQPEVIKFFRHEGTVQMLTNLLEGEWDKLSDRPVHEVTAKWDVEAISRSVAERVTAEIQVDRQFDRTISELLQPYEAIIIKKGVPKVMDVIRNYIRERIGMMMNMMNIDQIVKEQVETFSVERLEEMVLSISRREFKMITYLGALLGGMIGLVQAIIVLVL from the coding sequence ATGTTGCTATCATATCGTATGTTTTTTTTAAAATATCGTGATTTTAGAATGAGGAAGATGCGCATGAAAGTTTTTGTAATGATCTTATTCATGATGGTTATCGGGGCTTTAATCGGAGGGGTGACGAATTCACTTGCTATCAAAATGCTCTTTCGACCGTATAAGCCGCTTTATGTATTTGGAAAACGAGTTCCGTTCACACCTGGACTCATTCCGAAGCGACGAGATGAATTGGCTACTCAGCTCGGAAAAATGGTTGTGGACCATCTCGTGACACCGGAAGGGATTAAGAAAAGACTCGAAAATGAGTCCTTCCAAAAAAGTATTAGAAGCATTATTGAAAAAGAAATTTCGCGTTTTATTAAAAAGGATTTAACACTTGGTGAATTGCTTGCTTCCTTCGGGTTTGATAATGCGAAGGAACAGACAAACGGTAGACTAACGAAGTTCATTGAAAAGAAAGTCCAATCCTTCTTAACTTCTGAACAAAGCGTTAAGCAACTATTAAGCGAGCGCTGGAATGATGAAGTGAAACAACTTATGCCAAAGCTCGCATCTTATATTGCAGATCGAGGGGCTGCCTATTTTGAAACGGACGAAGGAAAAAAGCGACTAAAGAAAATGATTGATGACTTTCTTCTCGGGCGCGGCATGTTAGGAAATATGCTGCAAATGTTTTTAGGAAATACGAGCATAGAAGAAAAAGTTCAACCAGAAGTTATAAAGTTTTTCCGTCATGAAGGGACGGTTCAGATGCTCACAAACCTTCTTGAAGGTGAATGGGATAAGCTTTCAGATCGTCCGGTCCATGAAGTCACAGCAAAGTGGGATGTAGAAGCCATTAGCCGTTCGGTTGCTGAGCGAGTTACGGCTGAAATTCAAGTGGACCGACAGTTCGACCGGACCATTTCAGAACTTTTACAGCCGTATGAAGCCATCATCATTAAAAAAGGAGTTCCGAAAGTGATGGATGTGATTCGGAATTACATTCGCGAGCGAATTGGGATGATGATGAACATGATGAACATTGACCAGATCGTTAAAGAGCAAGTCGAAACCTTTTCTGTTGAGCGACTTGAAGAAATGGTCTTATCCATATCGAGACGTGAATTTAAAATGATCACCTATCTAGGTGCGCTTTTAGGCGGGATGATTGGCCTTGTTCAAGCCATTATTGTGTTAGTGTTATGA
- a CDS encoding FUSC family protein, with amino-acid sequence MRKWNFVGGRVLKTGIAVLITVFICQHFNLPTIFAVITAIVTIEPTAHDSIKKGIIRFPASTIGSAYAMTFTYLLDHSPLSYALSAMFTIVTCQKLRLEAGTLVATITAVAMIPVTDDHYLYAFFTRLMTTSVGIIVSTFVNFFLIPPNYSKTVSKQIHTLFMEVADLLDHRLQEWLGDHSKQKATLRAFERLTEDLKKTYTLMNYQQQDWKYHKHTKEEMRTFHYNQKKLTILQQIHYHLGNLLYAPVDRHEWSNEERILIQQTIESIATILKDHCHSISTEHYALIEKLDSHFWTYKHDLSNVKPAKYHHHFHPKCVVLFELLSIHDMIEELKPICSKSRNVTM; translated from the coding sequence ATGAGAAAATGGAATTTCGTTGGAGGTAGAGTTTTAAAAACAGGAATTGCCGTACTCATTACGGTTTTTATTTGCCAACATTTTAACTTGCCGACAATCTTTGCGGTCATTACTGCGATTGTAACCATTGAACCGACGGCCCACGATTCGATTAAAAAAGGCATCATCCGCTTTCCTGCTTCCACCATCGGCTCAGCTTATGCCATGACCTTTACCTATTTACTCGATCATTCCCCACTTTCATACGCTTTATCGGCCATGTTCACGATTGTAACATGTCAAAAACTGCGCCTTGAAGCGGGTACGCTCGTTGCCACCATTACGGCTGTCGCGATGATTCCCGTTACAGACGACCATTATCTTTATGCCTTTTTTACAAGATTAATGACTACGTCTGTTGGCATTATCGTTTCTACTTTCGTCAATTTCTTCTTAATCCCACCGAACTATTCAAAAACGGTATCGAAGCAAATCCATACGTTGTTTATGGAAGTAGCGGATTTATTAGACCATCGCCTCCAAGAGTGGCTTGGCGATCATTCCAAACAAAAAGCGACCTTACGTGCGTTTGAACGTCTAACGGAAGACTTAAAAAAGACATACACTCTCATGAACTACCAACAACAAGACTGGAAATATCACAAACATACAAAAGAAGAAATGCGGACCTTTCATTATAATCAAAAGAAGCTGACGATATTACAACAGATTCATTACCATTTAGGTAATTTATTGTACGCACCCGTTGACCGCCATGAATGGTCCAACGAAGAGCGTATCTTAATTCAACAAACCATCGAATCCATTGCAACTATTTTAAAAGACCATTGTCACTCCATTTCAACGGAGCATTATGCACTCATAGAAAAACTGGATAGCCATTTTTGGACGTACAAACATGATTTATCAAATGTGAAACCAGCCAAATACCATCATCACTTTCATCCAAAATGTGTGGTCCTATTCGAGCTTCTTTCCATTCACGATATGATTGAAGAGCTAAAACCGATTTGCTCAAAATCAAGGAATGTGACGATGTAA
- a CDS encoding YlbF family regulator: protein MAENLYDVAYKLEEALRESEEYKTLKKLYDEVENDESAKRMFENFRDIQLKLQQKQMNGEEITQEEVEQAQKSVQLVQQHEKIAKLMESEQRMSMAIQDLNKIIMKPLEELYGSIQN from the coding sequence TTGGCAGAAAATTTATATGATGTGGCGTATAAGTTAGAAGAAGCGTTACGTGAGAGTGAAGAATATAAAACGTTAAAAAAGCTTTATGATGAAGTGGAGAACGATGAATCAGCAAAAAGAATGTTCGAAAACTTCCGTGACATTCAATTAAAACTTCAACAAAAGCAAATGAACGGTGAAGAAATTACGCAAGAAGAAGTAGAACAAGCGCAAAAATCAGTACAACTTGTTCAGCAGCACGAGAAAATCGCAAAATTAATGGAAAGCGAACAGCGCATGAGCATGGCGATCCAAGATTTAAACAAAATCATTATGAAGCCGCTAGAAGAGTTATACGGAAGCATTCAAAATTAA
- a CDS encoding YheC/YheD family protein, whose protein sequence is MNQMPTIGFLVTNEKHEQAYLSGVAQAAKQYGFTCIRFLPEGYMDDYVSGERYLPTHKMWEKTTLPLPDIIYDRCHYAKPNSKQKQRVQQLKQATNIPFLQYGLPNKWTIYERLQTSGVKRYLPTTEFVDDVNLVFSFLQKWKKIIVKPVFGSTGRGIMTFKSSSSERYVLQYVTKSNETKEKIVTKPIATTLLKALLKKSPYLIQPLLSLRTEDHRPFDLRLLLQKDRNGQWTIRSKAIRLGQQFAYVSNIAKGGRFLPFNERTLTWDPSEQVDDLLQKLLPAMETRFHTLFELGIDVGVDLQNKRIWLLDVNSKPGYKIIFHLAPERAEDLYKAPLLYGLYVLEQEVNRYESQHPPC, encoded by the coding sequence ATGAATCAAATGCCCACCATCGGATTTCTCGTGACGAACGAAAAACATGAACAAGCCTATTTATCCGGTGTCGCTCAAGCAGCAAAACAGTACGGTTTTACGTGTATTCGCTTCCTTCCTGAAGGGTACATGGATGACTATGTTTCCGGTGAGCGGTATCTTCCAACACATAAAATGTGGGAGAAAACAACACTCCCCTTACCAGATATCATTTACGATCGATGCCATTATGCCAAACCGAATTCCAAGCAAAAACAAAGGGTACAACAATTGAAACAAGCGACCAATATTCCGTTTCTTCAATACGGGCTTCCGAATAAATGGACGATTTATGAACGTCTGCAAACATCCGGTGTGAAACGGTATTTGCCGACAACGGAATTCGTCGATGACGTAAACCTTGTCTTTTCCTTCCTTCAAAAATGGAAAAAGATTATTGTCAAACCCGTTTTTGGCTCAACCGGGCGAGGCATCATGACCTTTAAATCTTCATCATCAGAACGATATGTGTTGCAATATGTGACTAAATCAAACGAAACAAAAGAAAAGATCGTTACCAAACCAATCGCAACAACGCTACTGAAGGCATTATTGAAAAAATCTCCTTATCTCATCCAACCACTTCTTTCTTTACGTACCGAAGACCATCGTCCTTTTGACCTTCGACTGCTCCTTCAAAAAGACCGAAACGGGCAGTGGACTATTCGATCAAAAGCGATCCGTTTAGGACAACAATTTGCTTATGTTTCCAACATCGCTAAAGGGGGACGATTTCTTCCCTTTAATGAAAGGACACTCACTTGGGACCCGTCTGAACAAGTAGATGATTTACTTCAAAAGCTATTGCCAGCTATGGAGACGCGATTCCATACTCTCTTTGAACTCGGAATCGATGTAGGCGTAGATTTACAAAATAAACGAATTTGGCTGTTAGATGTAAATTCCAAACCGGGTTATAAAATTATTTTCCACCTCGCCCCTGAGCGGGCAGAAGATTTATATAAAGCACCATTACTGTACGGCTTATATGTATTAGAACAGGAGGTGAACCGTTATGAGAGTCAACATCCACCTTGTTGA
- a CDS encoding thioredoxin family protein has product MNIITSMEEARTFIEEHPFAFLYISKSNCSVCHALKPKVIDMLLAFPAVQFGEINADDVPEVAGAYSIFTAPVLLFFVDGKEVIREARFVQMEVLKNRMTKIYEMTKPN; this is encoded by the coding sequence ATGAACATTATTACATCAATGGAAGAAGCACGCACCTTTATTGAAGAGCATCCATTTGCCTTTCTATACATTTCGAAATCGAATTGCTCTGTTTGTCATGCTTTAAAACCGAAAGTTATCGACATGTTATTGGCGTTTCCAGCCGTTCAATTCGGGGAAATTAATGCTGATGATGTTCCAGAAGTTGCTGGAGCGTATTCCATTTTTACCGCCCCAGTTCTACTATTTTTCGTCGATGGAAAAGAAGTGATTCGTGAAGCTCGTTTCGTTCAAATGGAGGTACTAAAAAACCGCATGACCAAAATCTATGAGATGACCAAGCCAAACTAA